The proteins below come from a single Solea solea chromosome 6, fSolSol10.1, whole genome shotgun sequence genomic window:
- the mtmr14 gene encoding myotubularin-related protein 14 isoform X2, whose amino-acid sequence MMASSSCSPASGFTGPGLSVRRSEEIADLIDLFSKMQYRAKEVTPQVEVIEKRCLELFARDYKYSVIHNANGEVCGHYPRQIVFLEYECADTESDRFESTVQISKLQDLVNRSKVARCRGRFVCPVILYNGKHICRSSTLAGWGELYGRTGYNYIFSGGNDDTESEEVLEDENAVRNGDSQLFDKVRGHDIKLLRYLSVRYICDLMVENKKVKFGLNVTSSEKADKAQRYADFTLLSVPYPGCEFFKDYKDRDYTAEGLVFNWNQDYVDAPLTIPVCFTQNLNIDWAQYQSWDLVEQTQNYLKLLLHIINSDDESGLLVHCISGWDRTPLFVSLLRLSLWADGAVHASLEPAEILYLTIAYDWFLFGHMLPDRLSKGEEIFFFCFNFLKHIVSEKFSAVRKQRRKNSHFKDSDLTVEDLCQLKSRDRGSVTSLSSEFSLITEEVGGSLNNDSVDLFSSQSQASSWRKGITSSPQMVVWNKNPLDEHLSHPLNEARSSGSSSSNQSDPAVTRTGSSPLAVPGRRLAAEYPRSGSSLSTEYGSWQIVSGCGSIHDHAHFPPQLASASSNLSAVAAAYDSPLPFSFRDEGPSGRMCPFPSERQARLEAVREVFLAAYSSTVGLKSSAPSPSGAISGLLEQFARGVGLRGTNAIV is encoded by the exons ATGATGGCCTCATCCTCTTGCTCCCCGGCCAGTGGATTCACTGGGCCGGGGCTGTCGGTCAGAAGGAGCGAGGAAATAGcggatttgatagatttgtttTCCAAGATGCAGTACAGAGCAAAGGAAGTCACTCCCCAG GTGGAGGTGATTGAGAAGCGTTGTCTGGAGTTGTTTGCTAGAGATTACAAGTACAGTGTCATCCATAACGCCAATGGAGAAGTGTGTGGCCATTACCCACGGCAGATTGTTTTCCTGGAGTATGAATGTGCAGACACTGAGAGTGACAG GTTTGAGAGCACAGTACAGATCAGTAAGCTGCAAGACCTTGTGAACCGGAGTAAGGTGGCTCGCTGCAGAGGGCGGTTTGTCTGCCCCGTCATCCTCTACAACGGCAAG CATATTTGCCGGTCGTCCACTCTGGCGGGCTGGGGGGAACTGTACGGACGCACGGGTTACAACTACATCTTTTCag GGGGCAATGATGACACAGAATCAGAGGAGGTTCTAGAGGATGAAAATGCTGTCAG gaATGGGGACTCGCAGCTCTTTGACAAGGTTCGAGGCCACGACATTAAGCTGCTGCGTTACCTCTCGGTTCGCTACATCTGCGACCTGATGGTGGAGAACAAGAAGGTTAAGTTTGGCCTAAA TGTGACATCCTCTGAGAAGGCAGACAAGGCCCAACGCTATGCAGACTTCACCTTGCTCTCTGTGCCTTATCCAG GGTGTGAGTTTTTTAAGGACTACAAAGACAGAGACTACACAGCCGAAGGTCTGGTGTTCAACTGGAATCAG GATTATGTGGACGCTCCCTTGACAATCCCTGTGTGCTTTACTCAGAACTTGAATATTGACTGGGCCCAATACCAG TCATGGGACCTGGTGGAGCAGACCCAAAACTACCTGAAGCTGCTACTCCACATCATCAACAGTGATG ATGAGAGTGGCCTCCTGGTGCACTGCATATCAGGCTGGGACCGGACTCCTCTGTTCGTTTCCCTCCTCAGGCTCTCCCTGTGGGCA GATGGTGCGGTGCATGCCAGCCTGGAGCCAGCTGAGATTCTGTATCTGACCATCGCATACGACTGGTTCCTCTTCGg TCACATGCTGCCAGATCGACTCTCCAAAGGGGAGGAG attttcttcttttgcttCAATTTTTTGAAGCACATTGTCTCAGAGAAGTTCTCTGCTGTTAGGAAACAGAG AAGGAAGAATTCCCACTTCAAAGACAGTGATTTAACTGTGGAAGATCTCTGCCAGTTAA AGTCGAGGGATCGTGGCAGTGTGACGAGTCTGAGCAGCGAGTTTTCCCTCATTACTGAGGAGGTGGGTGGAAGCCTCAACAACGACTCTGTGGACCTGTTCTCCAGCCAGTCCCAGGCCTCCAGCTG GAGAAAAGGCATCACCTCCTCCCCTCAGATGGTTGTTTGGAATAAGAACCCTCTGGACGAACACCTCTCCCATCCACTAAATGAGGCCAGGTcttctggctcctcctcctccaaccaATCAGACCCCGCTGTCACACGCACTGGCAGCAGCCCGTTGGCTGTTCCTGGCAGGAG GTTAGCAGCGGAGTACCCCAGGTCAGGTTCCTCCCTTTCCACAGAGTATGGCAGTTGGCAGATAGTTTCTGGTTGTGGGAGCATCCATGACCACGCTCACTTCCCACCACAACTGGCCTCGGCCTCCTCCAACTTAtcagctgttgctgctgcctatGACTCCCCTCTGCCCTTCAGCTTTAGGGACGAAGGACCCAGTGGGAGAAT GTGTCCCTTCCCCTCGGAGCGTCAGGCCCGTTTGGAGGCAGTGCGGGAAGTCTTTCTGGCAGCCTACAGCTCCACTGTGGGCCTTAAGTCGTCAGCACCGAGTCCCTCCGGCGCCATCTCTGGTCTGCTGGAGCAGTTCGCCCGTGGGGTCGGCCTCCGAGGCACTAACGCCATCGTCTGA
- the mtmr14 gene encoding myotubularin-related protein 14 isoform X1 produces MMASSSCSPASGFTGPGLSVRRSEEIADLIDLFSKMQYRAKEVTPQVEVIEKRCLELFARDYKYSVIHNANGEVCGHYPRQIVFLEYECADTESDSLECKAMGQACVLTENSTFSWFESTVQISKLQDLVNRSKVARCRGRFVCPVILYNGKHICRSSTLAGWGELYGRTGYNYIFSGGNDDTESEEVLEDENAVRNGDSQLFDKVRGHDIKLLRYLSVRYICDLMVENKKVKFGLNVTSSEKADKAQRYADFTLLSVPYPGCEFFKDYKDRDYTAEGLVFNWNQDYVDAPLTIPVCFTQNLNIDWAQYQSWDLVEQTQNYLKLLLHIINSDDESGLLVHCISGWDRTPLFVSLLRLSLWADGAVHASLEPAEILYLTIAYDWFLFGHMLPDRLSKGEEIFFFCFNFLKHIVSEKFSAVRKQRRKNSHFKDSDLTVEDLCQLKSRDRGSVTSLSSEFSLITEEVGGSLNNDSVDLFSSQSQASSWRKGITSSPQMVVWNKNPLDEHLSHPLNEARSSGSSSSNQSDPAVTRTGSSPLAVPGRRLAAEYPRSGSSLSTEYGSWQIVSGCGSIHDHAHFPPQLASASSNLSAVAAAYDSPLPFSFRDEGPSGRMCPFPSERQARLEAVREVFLAAYSSTVGLKSSAPSPSGAISGLLEQFARGVGLRGTNAIV; encoded by the exons ATGATGGCCTCATCCTCTTGCTCCCCGGCCAGTGGATTCACTGGGCCGGGGCTGTCGGTCAGAAGGAGCGAGGAAATAGcggatttgatagatttgtttTCCAAGATGCAGTACAGAGCAAAGGAAGTCACTCCCCAG GTGGAGGTGATTGAGAAGCGTTGTCTGGAGTTGTTTGCTAGAGATTACAAGTACAGTGTCATCCATAACGCCAATGGAGAAGTGTGTGGCCATTACCCACGGCAGATTGTTTTCCTGGAGTATGAATGTGCAGACACTGAGAGTGACAG tttggaatgtaAAGCcatgggtcaggcttgcgttttgactgagaacagtaccttttcCTG GTTTGAGAGCACAGTACAGATCAGTAAGCTGCAAGACCTTGTGAACCGGAGTAAGGTGGCTCGCTGCAGAGGGCGGTTTGTCTGCCCCGTCATCCTCTACAACGGCAAG CATATTTGCCGGTCGTCCACTCTGGCGGGCTGGGGGGAACTGTACGGACGCACGGGTTACAACTACATCTTTTCag GGGGCAATGATGACACAGAATCAGAGGAGGTTCTAGAGGATGAAAATGCTGTCAG gaATGGGGACTCGCAGCTCTTTGACAAGGTTCGAGGCCACGACATTAAGCTGCTGCGTTACCTCTCGGTTCGCTACATCTGCGACCTGATGGTGGAGAACAAGAAGGTTAAGTTTGGCCTAAA TGTGACATCCTCTGAGAAGGCAGACAAGGCCCAACGCTATGCAGACTTCACCTTGCTCTCTGTGCCTTATCCAG GGTGTGAGTTTTTTAAGGACTACAAAGACAGAGACTACACAGCCGAAGGTCTGGTGTTCAACTGGAATCAG GATTATGTGGACGCTCCCTTGACAATCCCTGTGTGCTTTACTCAGAACTTGAATATTGACTGGGCCCAATACCAG TCATGGGACCTGGTGGAGCAGACCCAAAACTACCTGAAGCTGCTACTCCACATCATCAACAGTGATG ATGAGAGTGGCCTCCTGGTGCACTGCATATCAGGCTGGGACCGGACTCCTCTGTTCGTTTCCCTCCTCAGGCTCTCCCTGTGGGCA GATGGTGCGGTGCATGCCAGCCTGGAGCCAGCTGAGATTCTGTATCTGACCATCGCATACGACTGGTTCCTCTTCGg TCACATGCTGCCAGATCGACTCTCCAAAGGGGAGGAG attttcttcttttgcttCAATTTTTTGAAGCACATTGTCTCAGAGAAGTTCTCTGCTGTTAGGAAACAGAG AAGGAAGAATTCCCACTTCAAAGACAGTGATTTAACTGTGGAAGATCTCTGCCAGTTAA AGTCGAGGGATCGTGGCAGTGTGACGAGTCTGAGCAGCGAGTTTTCCCTCATTACTGAGGAGGTGGGTGGAAGCCTCAACAACGACTCTGTGGACCTGTTCTCCAGCCAGTCCCAGGCCTCCAGCTG GAGAAAAGGCATCACCTCCTCCCCTCAGATGGTTGTTTGGAATAAGAACCCTCTGGACGAACACCTCTCCCATCCACTAAATGAGGCCAGGTcttctggctcctcctcctccaaccaATCAGACCCCGCTGTCACACGCACTGGCAGCAGCCCGTTGGCTGTTCCTGGCAGGAG GTTAGCAGCGGAGTACCCCAGGTCAGGTTCCTCCCTTTCCACAGAGTATGGCAGTTGGCAGATAGTTTCTGGTTGTGGGAGCATCCATGACCACGCTCACTTCCCACCACAACTGGCCTCGGCCTCCTCCAACTTAtcagctgttgctgctgcctatGACTCCCCTCTGCCCTTCAGCTTTAGGGACGAAGGACCCAGTGGGAGAAT GTGTCCCTTCCCCTCGGAGCGTCAGGCCCGTTTGGAGGCAGTGCGGGAAGTCTTTCTGGCAGCCTACAGCTCCACTGTGGGCCTTAAGTCGTCAGCACCGAGTCCCTCCGGCGCCATCTCTGGTCTGCTGGAGCAGTTCGCCCGTGGGGTCGGCCTCCGAGGCACTAACGCCATCGTCTGA